The Streptomyces collinus DNA segment CGGCCGATCCGCACGGTCCACGGCGACGCCTCGATGTTCATCGGCGGGCTCACTGCTCTGCTGCTGCAGTCGCTGCATCCGCTCGCGATGGCGGCCGTCGCCGGCCACTCCGGCTTCCGCGGCGACCCGTGGGGCCGCTTGCAGCGCACCAGCACCTTCCTGGCGGTGACGACGTACGGCACCGCCACGGACGCCCAGCAGGCCGTCGACCACGTGCGCGGCATTCACGCACGGATCCGCGGCACGACGGCCGACGGCGTGCCGTACCACGCGGCCGACCCGCAGCTGCTCGGCTGGGTGCACGCCGCCGAGACGGACAGCTTCCTGCGCGCCCACGAACGCTACGGCGCCCGGCCCCTGGACGCCGCCGGCTACGACGCCTACGTCACCGACACCGCGCGCGTCGCCGAGGCCCTGGGAGTGGCCGACCCGCCCCGCGACCGCGGCGAACTGACCGAGCGCCTGAGCGCCTACCGGCCCGAACTGCGGGCCACGCCCGAGGCCCGGGCAGCCGCCCGCTTCCTGCTGTTCCAGCCCCCGCTGCCGCTGGCTGTCCGGCCCTTCTACGGCGGGCTGGCCGCGAACGCCGTCACCCTGCTCCCGCCCTGGGCGCGCGGCATGCTGTGGCTGCCCCGGGTGCCGGTCGTCGAGGACCTCGCCGTGCGCCCCACCGGCCGGGCCCTGACCCGGACCATCCGCTGGGTCCTGGCCCCGGCCCGGGAGGCCTGAGCGCTCAGGGCTGCCACCCCAGCGCCCGCGAGATCCCGCGCGCCGCCATCCGCACCGCCGGACCCAGGACCGGCACCTGGGCGTCCGCGTGGGGCACCACGATCGACACGGCGGCGGTCACGGTGCCGTCCGCACCGCGCACCGGCGCGGCCACCGACAGGGCGTCCTCCGTGACCTGACGGTCGCTCACCGCCACCCCCGACCTGCGTACCTCGGCCAGCACCCGCCGCAGCCGCTCCGGTTCGGTGATGGTGTACGGGGTGAAGGACGCGAGTTCTCCCTCGCAGTACTCCTTCCGGAACACCGGGTCGTCGTGGGCCAGCAGGGCGAGCCCGACCCCGGTGGCGTGCAGCGGCCAGCGGGCGCCGATGCGGATGTGCACGCCGACCGCCGACCGCCCCGACAGCCACTCGATGTAGACGACGTCCCGGCCGTCCCGCACGGCCAGCTGCACGTTCTCGTGCGTCGCCTCGTACAGGTCCTCCAGGTACGGCAGCGCGATCTGCCGCAGGGCGAGGCCG contains these protein-coding regions:
- a CDS encoding oxygenase MpaB family protein yields the protein MLTGVREQLGQALFRRVAGPGGSATRARIHHTPGPRWFEPDRPIRTVHGDASMFIGGLTALLLQSLHPLAMAAVAGHSGFRGDPWGRLQRTSTFLAVTTYGTATDAQQAVDHVRGIHARIRGTTADGVPYHAADPQLLGWVHAAETDSFLRAHERYGARPLDAAGYDAYVTDTARVAEALGVADPPRDRGELTERLSAYRPELRATPEARAAARFLLFQPPLPLAVRPFYGGLAANAVTLLPPWARGMLWLPRVPVVEDLAVRPTGRALTRTIRWVLAPAREA
- a CDS encoding IclR family transcriptional regulator; this encodes MTAPTAPDRLLSVLAAFDHEHPALCLTDISRRAGLSLTTAHRLVGALTEWGALERDESGVYHVGLRLWELAALAPRGLALRQIALPYLEDLYEATHENVQLAVRDGRDVVYIEWLSGRSAVGVHIRIGARWPLHATGVGLALLAHDDPVFRKEYCEGELASFTPYTITEPERLRRVLAEVRRSGVAVSDRQVTEDALSVAAPVRGADGTVTAAVSIVVPHADAQVPVLGPAVRMAARGISRALGWQP